TGGGAAGAGCAAGATGGGAAAAGTTGAAGTGGTAGGGGTGCTGGCAGATGGATATATGAAGAATTGGATTGGATCGAAATGAATGACACCCTGGGCCTTGTTCCTGGTCCTTTTTGTTTGTCTTTTGTTGTGCTGCGTTGACTAGCCCGGGACCGGGGGGTGTAGGTAAATGTGATGAGGATCCGCGGCTATTTTGGTGGCAGAGGTGAGGTAGCCCAAAGCCCGTGCTTGTACTGTAAGGCACTGTAATAGGTGGTAATTGTATTCTCGGTTTCGGAACTTCGCGGATTGGTTGGTGATCGTGAAAAAGAGAGATCAGCGCGTTTGAGAAACGGGGGAATAGAGGATGCTTTTAATATTATTGTTTCTGGCTGCTTGCTTTTTCTCTTCCGACCCCTTGGCTCGTAAAATCTACTCCTTTCAGGTTTAACTTGGTTGCTTtaggctgggctgggctgggctgggctaCCGCAGCCTCAGCCATCAGCTGTAGGCACCTCTAGTGCAGGTCCGTAATTCCATTTACCAAAAACGCCAGAGCGGATCCGTGTCATCATCGAGAGGCTGCTGGAGACCTGACCTGGAGGCGCCCAGCCTGGGCTTGCTCTGGCTAATTTAGTCGCAACGGTGTCGGCGTAGTTGCTCACTGTCCTGTATTGTAGGTACGAGGCCCAGCCAGTGCACAGTAGGTACTGACGGAGTTCTGCTAAAATGGTTACCCACTGATTTTCCCCTTGTCTTTCCCAAAAGTCTGGTCtgccaagaagagaaacgagTAAGGCGCACCAGTCACCAGAGCAGAAGACCCCAGCAGAGTGAGGCATCAGCGGGTTTACCTGAACCTAGGTACTGTAGCGAGTTTTGATCCTTGTCCCGTTTGTCTTTCATTGTCTTTCCGATGCATCTGATTTCTGGTTTGTCTCATCCCGAGTTTGGGGGTTGTTCACGAGGATGCTTCGTGATGACCAGTCGAGAATTCTATTGGTTTCGAGACGATACAGTACGGTTACGAACAGACGGTCCAACATTAGCCGGCTGGAGGGGTGCCAAAGCCAAACCGTACAGTAGATCCAGAATAGAGGCTATTTGCTTTCCCCAGCTCCCGCTCAGCCCTTGAACTGTTGAAATGAGTTGTCTTGTCAACGTTTGTTCATTTGATTTGACGTGGCTGTCAGACGGTCCCTGATCGGCATGTGAGTTCGCCGAACCCTAACCCAACATCTTACGAGCTCGGCAATGTCTCGTTTTGCCGGGCTGCGGGTTAGCTCTTTGCCAGAGGAATGCGGTCCTCGCTCGAATCACcgctctcttctcttgtATTGTCTGTCTCGCCTTTCTATTGTGAAGCTTCCCATCGTAAAACGCGAGGCGTTGCTGCTCGTCATGACTCTCCCCTAATTCTCCGCGGAAGCCGAGTGACCGAACGGATACTGTTCTGTTGAAACCAATGTTTGCTGCAGCCATTACGGTCTTGGATGCCTAATTGGTTATCGCGAGCAGAGACAATAAGACGCTATTTCTGTTAGGTTCAGCAACATCAGGATTATTGTGAGCGTTCCGTGATTCCGACTCCGTCCCGTCATTAGTGTCAGTACCCGCCAGTTCCTAGTCTCCGTTGCAGTACGATCCCGCCCGTGCGAAGGAGCAGTCCTGACCTGAGGATgattgagatggatggatgtaCCTGGTCGGCCCGTCAAAAGGAGGCACAGACACAGATGGACATGTCACGCCAGCCAATACTACTGCACCCTAGGCATCTCGCACGGTTGGGGCACCCTTGGGATTGCTCATGATAGGTCGGCTTCTGTTCCGGAGGCATAAATGGGACAAGGCAGGGGAAGAGACGAGACGAGGCGAGACCCCAAAAGCAAGGGACAAGTACTTTGTAACAAGCCTGAgccagaagagaaaagagaggagagGGAGCGCTGAAACGCTAACAATTGGTAACATTCCCCGTGTCCCAGGAACCCGGAACGAGAACGACAATCTGCCTTTTTCCCGACATCGCAAACTAGACCCTATCCTGTCGAGTAACTTTCTCAATGTCCGGTGTCTACGCAATCAATCAATGAGCCGTGAACGCCAAGGCTTTGAAACTGTAGCCTCGTTCTACCACGGCTAAAGCCATTGAGGTGCAACTTTGTCCTCAATAAGTACACCATGTGGCACTTGACTCGTCAAACTCGCGTTGAGGCTTTCAAGTGCCTATTCAGAATCCACTTCTGGGCACTCCCGCTTTGCTCGAACCAGAATGCGATCGGCAAATCCCCAGCTTGTGCCGCGTCTAGACTCCCAGACTAGACTTGACCCTCTGAAGCTATCCCTAGCTATTCTTTCACGCCAGTCATAGCTTGTATCTTGatatcagatcagatcagatgcACGAATAAAACCTTAACCAACAAGACTGTTGGAGTCCACAGCACGAGGCGTCTGTGTTTACGAGTCCACCGCTTTTCTTATCCCACTGAACTACCGATAACTGTTTTTTACAGGCGTATTCGAGGCTTGCTCGTATCCCACAAGACGACATCACAATGTCGAATGGCCTTCTCATACCGCACCTTAAATGAGCTACCGTGACTTTCACCCGGACTCTGTCCGTAGTCCAAACCCTCCACTTCGGTCCGCGATGGGGACCGGAGGCTAACCCACATGACGGCTCCGCGGTTCCACGCAACCCTCCGGTGACGGAAGTACCTGAGATACCTGTGGCTCGAAACAGTGACATTCCATGAAAccttctctttttcttcggCCTCCCCAGACTCATAATTTTTCCATGCCTCATCTGACGGCATATACCTTAAGTGCGCTTCCGCCGAGAAGGGAGAAACGTCCAGAAGGAAACTCTGCCTGGGGTTTGCATACGCAGTACATTCTCTGCATCTTCTGTCAAAGTCAAAAGGTGCGGCTACATTCCAACCCTTCTCATACGCGCAACTTCTACCCCGAAGAGGAATCGCCTCTCGGGCAAGTCGTAAATCCCCCAGTCCGAGGGCGACAGCTGCGGCAGCGGGTAGATGAGGCTCCTAGCCAAGATTAAGCAGCCGTCAAAGCTGTCATGGAACTCAGCAGTGAGGCTTGTGCATTAGGCTTTGAGTGTGACGTCTATTCAGAGATGTTTTTCGGTCACTGGATGAGGGAGTATAAGGATTGTGGCTGAAGTCTCTTTCTCCCTGGACAAACTCTCACTCAAGATCAGTAAACAAAATACATTGAGGGTCTGCTCGTGGAATGAAATCAGATGTCTCATGGTCTTGGCGATCAGAACAATGCCGACCAAAAGGCAATCAACTCTATTGTCATCTCTTTTAAGACTGGTCTCGCTCTTTCGATGTTGTCCCTGAGAGCCGATTAAGATCAGACAAAGCTTGGATGGACTATGACCAATAGCACAAAGCAGGCACAGGTCCCTTAAATGGGCAATTTCAGTGTGATTGAATTTTGCAAACTCAATTTTGCTCAGACTCTAttcccatcttcaacctctgcAGCCTTCACAAGTGGTGTATCACATACCCACAGACGTTCATGGCATGTTCGGCATAACGGCATAAACATTGTTTATCTTAGCTGTTCATGCAAGTCAAAGCAGACACCACCATACCATCCGTGCGAACCATCTCTGCCCAATATCTGATCTACCCGTCTAATTTAGGTAACATGATCCTCCTCTATCCTTCATAGACCCGTGCTAGCAGCTGCCTTGTCGATCCAAGACCCCAGAATCTGGTAATTAGCGTGCGCCATACCAAAAACCGCCGCTTTCTGTGGCCCCGAAATTCGCGGCGGCGGCATGGTTCTGTGCAACCAAGCATTCAAAGTTAAAAGCCTTATGCTAAGCGGACTGGAAATAAGAATTACTTGGGCTCGTTGAAGAAAAGACTAATGCAAGCACATCATACTATCAAAATGTCTTGctatgttgatgatattgagaAGCGACTTTTTTCGGACGCCGGGGCAAAGCTGGCGGCTAACGGCCTTATTGGAGCATCTAGACATTGCCAAGAAAGAACTAATGAATACTAGGCATGTCCATCGAGGGAATGAAGAGTCCGGGCGAAAGCTATCTCTCGAAATGCTTCATATGGCCATCTCGAGAGGAAGATCTTGGGTCTTGGCAGCCAAATCAAGATAATGGCAAGGAAATTTTTTCCATGGATTAAACTGACGGGCTTGACCAAAGTGCTggggttgatgttgatgggtCCTTTAGCTTCCAGCCCAAGGGTTTGGATCCAATGTATGGAGTCTTTACCAACAGACTTTGCTAAGTTCCTGCACGAGGAACTCAATATTGACAGCAACTATCAAAAATACCCTGGAATTGTCACAAAAGTCTCATCAAGAGACGGAgttcttggctcttggcaATAATTTTatatcattcttctcatctcgtGTAAGTCACATCGAGGAAATCACCATGTGGCTTGATTACCCCAAAGCCTCCTGAAGGCTCAGGACTGGATCTCCGAGGAGCTTCCCCTAGAAACAACTCAACGACGTGCAAGAAAATGCACATGATTTTGATGTAAGGGGCTTTGTGATTTCTTTCTGTTCGAGAAATCCACCGGGGAGTCAAGGGGGCGAGACTATAGACATGAACTAATGGGTATAACATAACATGCTGAACACTGTCGCAATGTAGGGTCTTTGGATGGCCAGAGAATGGCCAAGTTCGGGTATTTTGAATATCGAGGTATCTGATTCAAATATTGTAGTATTGTCTTTGAAGCAACAGCAATCTGTGGGAGGGTTTGAGTGACAGTGATGTTTGCAAAGTTCTCAACTAGGTAGTCATTGCCCAAACGACAAAACCCAATATCAAGTGTACAAACAACCGCAATAGTAAATGAGTCGTCCGATTATCATACTCCGAGCCTGGAGGCGTAATATATGACTTTCTCTTGCTTTCCTGACACAAGCCAATAACTACTTTGAGATGAAGGGACTCGAGTCCATTTCCTGTTCCAAGTCTTTTCATGGAAGCCTTTTATGTATACTATCAAATGCACATACAAGTATTCAACACTAGATTTGTCTGGAACTGGTCACTTATGATGTTGAAAGTGCTAGATTGGTTGGCACTGTCGACTGTGAATGCCCTCAATTCCCATCAGTGGCAGCCTGGCTGACACTGCCATGTAGCTGCCAGAGCACTTCCAACTGATCGGTTGCTGGGCAGTGAATTTACATCGACATTTTAAAAACAGGCAGTcatttattttattttcaTTTCATCAAACTTGCCTGCTTCGATTCCCCATTGTCGCTCATCTTTCGCTTTACTTCACAACAGTCTTTAATGAACTACTGTACTTTATCAACTGCATCCCTTCACTGACTTCACCATTTCTACCACAGAAATCTCAAGTAATCACTGATATCAACAAAACTCAGTCACCATGCTCTGGCGTCGCTCCCGTCTCACCTATGACCCGAAGCAATTCCCCAACTACCGCCCTTGCCCCGAAACCGGTTCCGAGCGCCTCATCAAGGAGTGTCCGAATGTATTTCATTTCATTGCCTTCGCAATCAGATTTCAGATTTCTATTTTCAGTATCATTCTGGAGTGGTTCTGTATGATGCTTCGCAGTCCCCTTCAGTACTCCAAGCACAACGATTGGATCCTCGACCACTACAAGGCAAGCCCTACTGCTTCTCACATGCTCTGGGGAGCCTTCATCACTGCCTGGTCTTCTCACTTCATGTATCGTATCGGAAAAGCAGTTTGTAAGGTGATTATTGATGCCTATGACGATCCTGTGTGGGCTCTTTACGAGATCTGGGATCTCGGAGTATACTCGCAGTTCTTTCTTATCCGCACCATCTTTTTCATCCTGActaccatcttcaacttcgtTTGCTTTTGGGCTATattcctcttcaacatgTCGACATACTCATTCGTCGTCTCCCTCGCCCTGCTCGGCGCTGTTGCCATGTGGCAGCTACACTATTACTTTTTCGTGTACAGTCCTGAAGTCACTGAAGAGGTCTCATACCAGTCCCCTGAGAAAGAAGTTCTTTCTACACCGGACAAACCAGGTCGCTGCTTTCGAGCACCTACACCTTCTACTGGGTCGTCCACTTCTTCCTCCCGATCATCGCCTGAGCATACTCCACCTCACCTTCGACCCCGACCATCAAACAAACCCCCTGGCGCTGCATACGTCAAAGTATCTCCCAAAGCCATACAAAAGCTTCATGACGAAGGAGTCTTCGTCCCAGAACCCACTAGAGTACCCGACTACTCTTATCTGGAACCCTTCGCTGGAAAACGCCCTACCAACTTCAGCCGCTATGATGCAAAGAGGCACTTCCGAAAAGTTAGAGAAATCGAGAGGAAGAAAGGCATAATATCAAACAGCCCTGACCCTTATAAAGATGATCCTCCCTCTCCTACCGTTATTACAAAGACCGCGTGGATTTATTCCGAGATGGATGCTGTCAACCGACGGCTTCGATTCATCACAGAAGATGTCACCGAGATGAACATGCTGGTTAACACCTTCAGAGAAAAAGGCAGCGTCCGGTCTCTTCCCGACGCTTCACACGTGATACCATTGTCGCCCCGAACCCAACGGCGAAACGCAACTCTCGCTGAGAAAGATCGCATCGGAGAAGTCGTTATTGATTATACACGTGAGATCGACTCCCTCTCATTCCGTGTCTTCAGTCACAAAACCCGCACTGAAGAGGCGCTGAAACGCATCGATCGTCTGGTTGCCCATGCAGGCGATGCCGCTTCCCGCGCGATTCGTAAAGAGGTGGAAGATTGCAGAAGCCGTGTTGATTTCGCGTTCGAGGGCGCGGAAGCGGCAGTTATGAGCTCTAGTAGAATTGCAGACCTTTGCATTGATCGAAAAGTGAAACTGGAGGCCCAAGCCAAAAAGTTACGTCGTATGGACCGAACTCAGGCTAGGCATCCTAACATTTCAATCATTGATGACTACTATGGTTGATTACCACCGAGTTTTTGACTCATGTTTATCGACTAAACGACTAGCAGAGTGCTATTGATTACATATACACCGCGGAGAGCACTTGAAGATTGAGATTTTGGAGTTCAGGATTATACCTTTTGCTTTGCTACACATAACAGAGAAACCTGCATGATTGACTACGAAGTCGGGAATATAATACCTTAGGTTGACTTTAAGTATAACGGTCAGAGTTGACCATTTAGGAATGAATTCGATGATTAATGCCATAATGTTTGTTCTTGATGTTCCTAAAGTGATCTATGTCTCGAATCATCTATGATGCTAATCGTTGTGAGAGACCTACCACGACAGTAACTCGTTTATCTATATTATCCACGTCGCCTACGTGTAAATGAGTTCTTTCTCTTGAGTTACTCTGGTTATGGTAGGTGGCTCACGATAACTAGAAGACGCAGTCCAACACATTCATCTCGGAGGCGAGTGGCCGCTTCTTGAGATGCCCTGCCTTTGCAAATCGGACGGGGCCGGGAACTCCGGTCTATAGGAGTTGGCGTTGTCGAGGGGCAAGGGAAATAAGTCGTTGAGGGTCGTGGTGGTGTATCGTAGCGATAAGAGACCGGGACagaagccagagccagagccagaatATGTTCTGATGAAACTGTCTAAACAAAGGAAACGGTGCAAGAGACACCTTGAAACTATAAGTAAGGTGTATGGTGGAAGTTCTGTAACTACTGGCTTTGATGGAAGTGATGCGAGCGACATATGCAATCCtcaatgaagatgacgaggtTGCCCTCAACCACCGGGGCCGGATTCTAATGACTTGAAACTGATCACTCTGGAAGATCCTTCTCGGTGGTAACCTATCAACTACTCATCTTGAAAATGTCAGGATACGAGAACTGCTAAGGCTGTTGATGCAGGACTGTGATGCCACAGACAATGAGAATTCAGTGAACGGGTATAATAGCAACATGATATTGACCTTCCTTGATATTGACTTGTACCATTATCGAATGATACGTCCGTTTAGAgaggcgaggagaagaaataTGTACGCATTGTGGCTATATCTTTACTTGCCAAACCCTCTGTGAACACCTGGGTATCGCACATAAAAATCGCATCTCGTCGTCAAGACAGTTCCAGAACTGATCCTCCAATAAATCCTTCATGTTAGAAATTTCCCACAAATCCATCGACCGAACAGATGATCATCAAGACCACCGAGCCAAATCCAGCTAATAACCAGCAGACTCAATACCATGAACCTGCCAGTAAAGACCTCCCTTCTTCCCAGCCTCATCAGCAGCACACTTGGCAGATCCACGAGCCGCCATCTCCGTTCCAGCAGAGTACTCAAGAACGGCCTTCTGCATAATCCAAAccacatcatcatcgccgacCTTTAATCCCTTGTCAGCGCGCACAGCAAAGGCGCACGACCCGGacttgacgatgttgacAAGTCCATCTCCCACGCCGTATTCGCGCTTGTCGTCGGAAGCAGCGGGGATGCTGAAAGTGCCGTTACGAGTGCCAAAGGTTGAGAGAAGCGCTGCGCAGTCCCTGTAGTTGGCTCGCTTTGTGCTCTTGGGGGCCTGGTGCGCGTTGTAAGTCTTCTTGTCGCATGTACTGAAGGAGTGGTTTCCAGCAGCCCAGTAGGTGTATGGATCTTCGTAGGCGCTGGGTGCTGTGGTTGAGACGGCGATCATGTTGTCTTTGGTGGGAGTGGCCGTGGGTGCTGCGGCTGCAAGGCCGATGAAGACGGCGACAAGGTTGATGAAATGCATCTCGACAGTTGATTTAGCGGGCGGAAAGAGAGTCGAGAAGTTTGCTGAGAAAAAGAACGGATCGTAGTGAAGAGTAACGGACCAACAGGTGATCAACACCTATGTTAACGAGTGACTGAGAATGGGAAACGCTGCGCTGCACTGCAACGAGGAGGTTGGGAGAGACGTTCAACAGCAGTTAGTTGACGGGGGAGAGAACAAGAATTATACCCAATCCAGGTGAGAAAGTGGGATGTTTAGATGCGATCACAGGCGGAGATGGTAGTGTTTCAAGTATAGTGGATGAGTATGAAACAAGGAGCACAATATGCAGAGAGGATGGTTTATTTTGAGCGACATTTTGGGACCAGATTGATTAGACTCGGAAAAATTAGTGCTGTTTTGCTTTTAAATATATTGAGTCGTTACGAGTGAAACAGGGTGACGGGTTGTGTTTGTTTAATTGCGATGATCATACCGGAGGATTTGGTGTTTGTTTTCCGTTTTTTGATGGGGACGATGTTTCGAGCAAAGTGCCATATTCATGCCGAGATCAACGCGTATAGGTATAGGAAAACGTGTGATTGGAAAGCGATtaggggggggggggggggtttGAAACGAGCGTCTATACGCCGTGTATGTGTAAGGAATTATATGTGATGATCAACCATATGATCCTGTATTCTTGGAGTTTAATTCGCTGCCATTAAGACTGACTGAGCGCAGGACCATATCGACATTATATACGCTTTGACTATCACTGTGTCTCTCTTGAAGTCCTCGAAACAAACTAGCAATTGTCTCTTTCTTTGAAACGCTCTATCTTTTGTGCCTTGGCTTTCTCCCATGCGCATAATTTACAGCCTCGCATCGAGTCCAGATCAGCACTCTCAatctccaacctcaagatcaaaggTCGTTGATCAATACCAATTTCACATGATAAAAAAACCTGGTCACAACTGCCGTCAAACTTGAATATCAGGGCCTATACCGTTACAGTAGGATTTATCTCCTTGCAAACTTAAATACCCTTCCTTGCAATATCTCGTGATAGAAACTATTGAGTTTCTTGTCTCTCAGTAACTCCCCCGGGCCGACAGTGGAGAAGAGTGACGCTTCAGTGGATTGAGAGCCCCCACTCCCAGCGGCTCATCAACCCCGGTCCTGGAGATGATGACGCGAGGAGCATTGGCCAGTGATAGAGCAATTCGTTGGTTTATTTGTTGGGTGATGTTTGTACTCTTAATATGACTTCATATTTCGTGGATCTCTGTCTCAAGGCAGCCATGAAAAAGTCTTGGCCAGgcagtcttggtcttggttcATGGTCACTATTTCCCACGGCATAAGAGTTGATTACGCTAATGTAGAAAAAAATGTCATTTCCAGTATCTTGACCTCGTTATTCCCAGACGTCATTGTCTCGGCCGATACAATACTCAAATATGACGGTTCTTCAGACTGTTGCTCGTTCATCGAATTGACCCTCTTTATTAAGCCCGCCAGTATCCATATTACCCCCCATCAACTCCTGGGGTCATCATCTTGGCTCCGTCTTGGCTCCACGTCAAAATGATCCCCCAAAAACCTGTATCATGGACTGCTCGGTTCAGGTGACCCCTCCAAGAAAAAGGGCCGTTACCACGATGATGGAATGGCTCTGATGATCGTCGGAACTCGGCTGAGGGTGAGTGAGACCCTTTCTTTTATTGTTTTACTCGATGTAACTCTCAGCTCGTCGCTTGACTCGATTCCCGAGCCCCGATGAACTGTTCTTGTCCCGTCTAGTCCTAGCTAGGGGTATTATCGGCCCCCAGTTTTGGGATCATTGCCAGTTCCTGATATCATCGTCATGGCCTATCAATAGAATGGTATTAACTAACATTGTCAGGTCagctggaagaagaaaatacTGTGAGGGACCTTGATCATTTTCCATATTGTGTGATTTCTATCCATTGTAAACTCCATCGCCCAATCTTCTCTTCATTGTTTTTCTCTTCATATCATACTCAGCCATCACCGTCATCATGAAAACCGCTTCACAGCCTTCAGCTCCCCATAACGCAACAAGCAAAGTAAAGCGGCTCGTCGGCAAAATTCGCCGCCACTCACATCCTCCATCCCCTGAAgcttcctcaacatctcccTCATCATCCGCGAACCCATCTCGCGaatcttcatcatgtcctATTCCACATATCGGCAAACATAGCCAACGCCAGAGTCGCCGCGGATCAGCctcagaggaggaagagcgcGCTCACGATCTTGAACTCTGGAACGCAGCATACGATGTCCTCAAGCGAGATGGCACGTCTTCGGGTCTTGTGCTCGCATATGAGAGCATTGTTTCTCATGCACTTCCTGATACTTTGAGGCCGGGGCATAACGGGAACGGGAATGGGCTGCCGACAGAAAGTGAGAGGAGAGCGGAACTTATGATGATGATTGCAAAGTCTGGTTTAAACCGCGAAGTTAAGGAGACGTCACAAACAGACTCGGGAGATGTCgaagcaagagaaaacctGATTCATACAAGGTCGACTATAGCTTCATTGCTCGATGACCAGCCCAGCGCCGCTGTCGCTTGGGCGGGCTTCTGCTCACTAACACCAGTAGGCTGCGACCTCAACCCATTGAACTACAATACTAATACCATCAATAGCTTCTACTGGAACCTCTTCTACGACATGAAGATATCCGCCAGGGGTTTGTGCATATTGCACACACCATTCCTCACTACATGACCCTCCATCGCGTCCTACATCCATCATCCTGGACCTCACTACCAGAGTTCCAACGTCAACAGCCGCAAGTCCATCAGACTCTTCTAACACTTTATCGACGCATCCTCGAATACGAGATGAACATTGTCTGCGCCGCTGCGAGTGCCTGGAACATGGCTGCTCGCAACGTCGTCGATTGGCATGGCTGGAAGGCTATGGCTGATGCTGTGCGAGACATGGATGCTGAGTTGATGGGCTATGTCGAGAAGAACGGCACAGATGAGGCTAGGGCGTTGATGGAGGTTCAGAGGAAGTTGGAGCCTGAAGGAGGAGGGCGTGGTGAGTTACAAGACGATACTTCACCTCCAAATGCGTAAGAATACAAGACAAGCCAACAATGAAGGGTGCATTACAAGCAAGGTCATTTTCTATAAAGTCAATTTCAATCGATTTACCCAGATAGCCAAATCTGCAGGTTCCCCTTTTCCCCAATCCAGACTCCAGACTCCATGCTCCGTCCTTTTGACCAAGCCAGTGTAGGATTTTGCTTTTCTCCTTTAGCCAAGTCGCGATTAAATCAACCAGTCTATCCCACCGACCAATTACCATACACCCAAAGACCATCATGCTCCGGTTCTGCAAGAATATTCCTTTAAAACGCCCCATTTACTGCCCAATATTTTGAAGGATACCCTGCTTGTCAAGGTTGCTCAGAGTATCACCATACTCATTGATATGTCGCTGCCAGCGACTGGCATCGCCCTGGAAGCCAATCGCCCCCAACATGACTGACCATCCAGGCATCTGATCACGGGTCACAAGTTCATATACACGACAGAGGATTTGATGAAATTCCACCTGAGGTCTCATCGCAACCGCGTACAAATGTCGCACCAAGTCAGCCCAGCCGGCAATAAAGTCGACGTCAAACGTGGACTCGGGGTACCGGAACTCGATAGTGTCGTACTTGGACACAACCAGTGCACAGCGGGTGGTTGTGTGAAGAGATCCTTCATCGAATTTTCGGAGTGCGATGCCCAAGCTAGCCAGGCTGGTTTCCGACCACAGGCGTTTCATAGATCCCAGCAGACCTTTGTCAACTTTCTTGCGCCAGTGGAGCTGTCGCATGACCTCTCCGAGTGCTTCAACAAGAGCTGCGCCCTCGCCGTACACTGCTGGTTCACCCCTTTCCATGGCGATTCGAGATTCAACGCTGATACGCGCCGAGTAAGGAGAAGTCGAGCGGAAAGGATGGCACAGAGGGTACAGCAGAGAATCTTCCAGCAGCCAGACTAAAGATGCAAGGCGCAGCGCAGTCTCTAGCTGCATGCTGCCGGCGTCGTTGACGTGAAGGTGTAGTCCACAGCCAGAATTGAGTCCAACTACCATGCCGCCCTGCACTGCCGCAAGGCACTTTCTTAGGGTAGGTAGCCCCTGACTGAACTCTTCAGGCCGAGTGAGAATAGGGCTGTTGAGTTCAGTTCCATACCAGTCGTACTTGTTTGAAGGTGTCATTCCGGACTTACTAACGCAGTCTCTGGTGATGTGACGCTCTGGAACAATGAACCAAAAATCAGTCTTGGACACTGGTCCACTAACAGACTCATTATTCCAAGCTCGAATGTCTCCGCTATTATCTGTGAGCGGAAGAATTGCAGTGCCAGGTATCTGGGCAGGGCTGATAGGCGAAGGAGGTATGAGGCTACACGAGACGGAGACCCCGCTGTTGGCGATCAATTCGCATACCTTGTGAATACAAGACGGCTCGATGTCTTTGTATTCTCCCATCACGAGGCCTAGGAAAGCTTCCGGCGTTGTAGGACAGGCCCATCGAGCCTCACCAGTCACGGCGTCAGAGTTTGGGATCTGCAGTGCAACCATAAACTCCAACTCGATACCGAAACTTATGGACTGCGGTATCGGCATTGCTGGGCTCGCCCCACCTACGGGGATCGCAGGGGTCTTTCTCGACGGTGAAANNNNNNNNNNNNNNNNNNNNNNNNNNNNNNNNNNNNNNNNNNNN
This genomic stretch from Fusarium oxysporum f. sp. lycopersici 4287 chromosome 2, whole genome shotgun sequence harbors:
- a CDS encoding hypothetical protein (At least one base has a quality score < 10), which produces MKTASQPSAPHNATSKVKRLVGKIRRHSHPPSPEASSTSPSSSANPSRESSSCPIPHIGKHSQRQSRRGSASEEEERAHDLELWNAAYDVLKRDGTSSGLVLAYESIVSHALPDTLRPGHNGNGNGLPTESERRAELMMMIAKSGLNREVKETSQTDSGDVEARENLIHTRSTIASLLDDQPSAAVAWAGFCSLTPLLLEPLLRHEDIRQGFVHIAHTIPHYMTLHRVLHPSSWTSLPEFQRQQPQVHQTLLTLYRRILEYEMNIVCAAASAWNMAARNVVDWHGWKAMADAVRDMDAELMGYVEKNGTDEARALMEVQRKLEPEGGGRGELQDDTSPPNA
- a CDS encoding hypothetical protein (At least one base has a quality score < 10): MPIPQSISFGIELEFMVALQIPNSDAVTGEARWACPTTPEAFLGLVMGEYKDIEPSCIHKVCELIANSGVSVSCSLIPPSPISPAQIPGTAILPLTDNSGDIRAWNNESVSGPVSKTDFWFIVPERHITRDCVSKSGMTPSNKYDWYGTELNSPILTRPEEFSQGLPTLRKCLAAVQGGMVVGLNSGCGLHLHVNDAGSMQLETALRLASLVWLLEDSLLYPLCHPFRSTSPYSARISVESRIAMERGEPAVYGEGAALVEALGEVMRQLHWRKKVDKGLLGSMKRLWSETSLASLGIALRKFDEGSLHTTTRCALVVSKYDTIEFRYPESTFDVDFIAGWADLVRHLYAVAMRPQVEFHQILCRVYELVTRDQMPGWSVMLGAIGFQGDASRWQRHINEYGDTLSNLDKQGILQNIGQ